ACAAACGTCCCAGAATAAAATTAATCACCCCTAAAACCGGGTTTTTCAACAAGCCCTCAAGTTGGGAATGACGCGGACAGTGTGGAAATGACGCGGGCAGTGTGGGAATGACATCACTATAGCATTCGCCTAAGGCGGATAAAAGGCCGGACAGTAGTGATTTGAAATAAATAATTAATAATACGAGTTATTATTAAGAGATATTTTAAAGTAAAATCGCTTGCTTTTTTACTGCCAATTATTATTATCCTTAAAATTGAATAAACGTGGAGGAATAATGCCAAAGGTTTTAGATAACATACAGATAGGCCCGATGAACTGGAAGATGCGGATTGAAATCCCGAAATTGGTTTCTAAAGCTAAAGCCGGTCAATTTGTAATTATAAGAGTCAACGAACGGGGCGAACGCGTGCCAATGTCTATCGCCGGATTGGATAGAGACAACGGTGTGCTGACAATAGTATATCAGGTTGTCGGTAAAACATCAGCTTTGATGACCACAGTTTCTGCCGGCGGAGAGATTGCCGATTGTGTAGGCCCGCTGGGTGTGCCATCCCATGTGGAAAACTGGGGAACTGCCTGCGTAGTTGGCGGCGGCATTGGCATCGCGCCAATATATCCTATTGCTCAGGCATATAAAGAAGCTGGCAATAAATTGATTACCATTATCGGGTCGAGGTCTAAGGATATTTTATTTTATGAAGAAGAACATAAAACAA
Above is a genomic segment from Candidatus Zixiibacteriota bacterium containing:
- a CDS encoding sulfide/dihydroorotate dehydrogenase-like FAD/NAD-binding protein is translated as MPKVLDNIQIGPMNWKMRIEIPKLVSKAKAGQFVIIRVNERGERVPMSIAGLDRDNGVLTIVYQVVGKTSALMTTVSAGGEIADCVGPLGVPSHVENWGTACVVGGGIGIAPIYPIAQAYKEAGNKLITIIGSRSKDILFYEEEHKTIADEFYVCTDDGSYGHHGFVSDVLKKLLDDSQKIKMIMAIGPVPMMRVVANLTKGYNVPTWVSLNPIMIDGTGMCGCCRVSLNGETKFACVDGPDFDGHLVDFDLLTKRLSSYKNHERRAMKEFLNSPECKLAKSVKSFKYPD